AACAACCTGGCCAACTGGCTGACGCGCAAGGACCTTCGCGCCCGCTTCCAGCGCATCGCCGTCGTGGCCAAAGAACCCGACATCCGCGCCGTCGTCGTCCTCATCCAGGAGGAGCAGGTCAAAGCCGACGCCGTCCGCGTCATCGGCGTCCGCATAGACCGCCCCGGCGACCCCGCCTCCCCCTGCGAGGTCCTCCCCCAGACCACCCTCGAGGACCTCCAGAAGCACCTTCGCGAGAGCTTCCAGAGCCGCGACCTCACGCCCGACCAGCTCGCCGCCGTCGAGGCCCTCGAGGCCAAGCCCCCCGCCGAGCGCTGGGCCTTCTGGCGCCAGCAACTCGACAAGTGCATCCGCTGCCACGCCTGCCGTCAGGCCTGCCCCATGTGCTACTGCGACCAATGCATCGCCACCCTCAACCAACCCCAGTGGATTGACACCTCGTCCCACCCTCAGGGCAACATGGCCTGGAACATCGCCCGCGCCTTCCACCTCGCAGGCCGCTGCATCAACTGCGGCGAATGCGAGCGCTCGTGCCCCGTCAACATCCCCCTCATGCTCCTCAACCGCTTCCTCGCCCGCCAGGTCAAAGCCCACTTCGGCTACCTCGCAGGCTACAACACCGAGGAGTATCAGCCCTTCGCCACCTACAAGTGTGAGGACTCCGAAGACTTCATCCTATGAACAAGATACTCGACGCCACCCGTCTCCCGGCCCTCCTCGACGCCATTCGCGCCCGCGCCCGCCTCGTGGCACCCGCGCGCGAGGACGACCGCGTCCACTTCCGCGAAATCGCCGCCACCTCCGACATCGTCCCACGCACCGACTACATCAACCCTCGCAACTCCATCAAGGAGTTCCTCTTCCCCCGCTCCGAACCCATCCTCACCTACGCCCGCGCCGACGCGGGCGCCCAGGTCGCTGACCCCCAGACCCAGTACCCTCCCACCGTCCTCTTCGGCTGCCGCCCCTGCGACGCCCGCAGCCTCCTCGTCATGGACCCCCTCTACAACTGGGACTACTGCGACCCCTTCTGGAACCTCCGCCGCGCCGCCACCACCGTCATCGCCATCGCCTGCACCCGCGCCGACGAGGCCTGCTTCTGCACCGCCCTCGGCTCCGCCCCCAACGCCACCGACGGCGCCGATCTCCTCCTCACCCCGCTCGACGACAAGCGCCTCCTCGCCGAAATCCTCACCCCCAAGGGCGAAGCCATCGCCGCCCTCGCCCCCGACGCCTTCAGGGACGGCACCGCCGACAAGCAGGCCCCCTGCAAGCCCGCCTTCGACGCCCTGCCCCCTCGCCTCGACCTCGACCGCATCACCGCCTGGCTCAAGGCCAACTTCGAGAACCCCCGCTGGGCCCCCTACTCCTACAAGTGCTGGGGCTGCGGCTGCTGCACCTTCCTGTGCCCCACCTGCCACTGCTTCGACATCGTAGACGAGGGCACCTACCGCCGCGGCGCCCGCCGCAAGAACTGGGACGCCTGCCAGTTCGCCCTTTTCACCCTCCACGCCTCCGGCCACAACCCGCGCCCCGACCAGGCCGCCCGCTGGCGTCAGCGCATCGAGCACAAGTTCAACTACTACGTCCAGAAATTCAACCACCGCTCGTGCGTCGGCTGCGGCCGCTGCATCCGCCACTGTCCCGTCAACATGAACATCCTCGCCCAACTCACCGAAATCGCCACCCTGTAGCCGCCCGGACAACTGAACTGAGCCGGGGAGGAACCTTTCTAGCAGGAAGGTTCCTCCCCAGACCCATCCTCCAAAGACTCTCACACTGCTGGGCGCGGACGGGCGTTTCGGCCCGCGCATCGCGCCTCCCCAGCGTCGCGCACTCGGGGAGACTTTGCCTTTCATTTCCCCGCACGGGCGGCTACAATGGCACGGGGCCGGGGAACGCGTCCTGGCCATGCCAAGGAGAACCCATGAGGCCGCTGACAGTGCTGCTGGTTCTAGCCGTGGCGTCGGGGTGCACGGAGATCGCTCCGCCAAGCCGGCCGCCCGCGCCGCCCCAGCCCGCGGCGCGCGTGCTGCCCCCGAAGCAGAAGACGCGCGTGATGGCCTACGCGCCCTCCGAGGCGTGCAAGGATTGCCACATCCACGTCCACGAGCAACAGGCGCTCTCCATGCACGCCCAGTCGTACACGAACCCCGTGTTCCAGGCCCAGTACTTCCGCGAGGTGTTGCCGATGAAGCTGGAGGGCCCGCGGTTCGTCCAGGAGGCGCAGTCGTGCGCCGCGTGCCACATGCCCGTGGCGCACCAGATGAATCCGGGCCACGTGATCATCGGCAAGCACGTGGACCCGCAGATGTCGGGCGTCACGTGCGACCTGTGCCACCGCATCAGCGGTTTTCGCGGCGCCGCGCCCGAGAACGGCAACTTCATCGCCTCGCCGGGCGAGGAGAAGTACGGGCCGTTCCGCCACTCGAGCTCCTGGCACCACGTGTACCTGGAGTTCCAGACCACGAGCGAGTTCTGCGCCGTGTGCCACGAGTCCGTGAACACGCTCGGCGTGCGCGTGAAGCCCACTTACACCGAGTGGAAAGCCAGCCCCTACGCGGCCAGCGGCATCCAGTGCCAGGACTGCCATATGAACGCGAAGGGCTACCTGATCGACCACAAGGCGCAATACGAGTCAGGCAAGGCCGCCGAGATGACCCTGGGCACGGCCCCCGAACGGAGCAAGCTCTACTCGCACCGCTTCCCCGGCGCCCGCACGCAGACGCAGCTCGACAACGCCATCCCGCTTCGCCTCCGCACCGACAGGGCCGAGGCCGCCCCGGGCGACGAACTCGCCATCACGGTCGAGGTAGACAACGAGCGCACCGGCCATCGCATGCCGTCGGGCAGTATCGAGCTGCGCACCGTGTGGCTGGACCTGGAGGCCCGCGTGGGCGACCGACGCATCGGCATTCCCGCCCCCAGCGCCCCCGATGCCGCGGGCTACGACGTCGGCGGCGCTCTCCCCGCCGACCGCGAGGCACTCGGCCGGGATTTCCCCCAGGGCAAACGGGTGTACCGAGCGGTCTTCGTGGACGCCGCGGGGAACCAGACACAGTCCATGGTGGAGGCCGCCCGCAAGGTCTTCGACAACCGCCTCGACCCGGCGAAGGTGCGCACCGAGCGCTACACGTGGCGCGTGCCGCAGGACGCGCAGGGCAAGGTGACGCTCGTCGCCCGCCTCTACTACCTGGCCTATCCGCAGGCGTTCGCGGCGAAGCTGGAGCTGCCCCCCGCCCCCAACACGCGGATTTCGACGGGCGAACTCGAGATCGCGATCCGGCCGGCGCGCTGACGCCTCAGACCTCTGCGGTTCTGTCGGTTGACGGCGGCTTCGCAGCGCTCCTGCGGTTGATCGCGCGGCGGCCTTGGCCTATAATTGTTGCGTTTGGTCGTCTGCCAAGTCGCCGCTGTTTCGCACGGAGAAGCCAGTTGTCCACGAGTACCGCCGACACCGTTGAGGCCGCCTCCGCCGCCGCGTCGCCGAACATCTACAAGCCCATGCTGATGCGCATCGCGGCCATCCGCGACGAGGCGCCGCTGGTGCGGACATTCCGCCTCGAGTTCCAGGACCCCGCCGATGCCGAGCGCTTCAGCTTCCGCACGGGGCAGTTCGGCGAATACTCGCTCTTCGGGGCAGGCGAGAGCACGTTCTGCGTGGCCTCGCCCCACACGCGCAAAGGCTACATCGAGTGCACCTTCCGTGAGACAGGGCGCGTGACCCGCGCCCTGGCGCGCTGCGAGGTGGGCGACACCATCGGCTTCCGCGGGCCCTACGGCAACACGTTCCCCGTGGACGCCTGGCAGGGCAAGAAGCTGATCTTCATCGCGGGCGGCATCGCCTTGCCCCCCGTGCGCAGCGTCATCTGGACCTGTCTCGACCAGCGCGAGCGCTACGATGACGTGATGATCATCTACGGCGCCCGCACCGTGGCCGACCTCGTTTACAAGCACGAGCTGGCCGAATGGGAAGCCCGCACCGACGTGCAGCTCGTGCAGACGGTGGACCCGGGCGGTGAGACGCCCGACTGGAAGGGCCGCGTGGGCTTCGTGCCCACCATCGTCGAGCAGGTCAAACCGCCCACCGACAACGCGGTGGTGGTGCTCTGCGGCCCGCCCATCATGATCAAGTTCACCCTCGCCAGCCTCAAGCAGCTCGGCTTCGGTCTCGAACAGGTCTACACCACGCTCGAGAACCGCATGAAGTGCGGCCTCGGCAAGTGCGGCCGATGCAACGTCGGCCCCATCTACGTGTGCAAGGAAGGCCCCGTCTTCACCGCCGCCCAGCTCGCCGGCCTGCCGATGGATTACTGAGAAGAGCGGCGTCTCGTGTTAGGTGGTAGGTGGTAGGTGTTGGGGGGCCGCTCCACCACGACATGCCAAAGCGCCCAGCCGGTGGGCCGGGCGCCTTGGATGAGGGCCGTTCCTGTCCGTACCCGAACACTCAACACCAGACACCCGACACCGCCCTTCCCCGCTCAGCCGTTGAGGGTCCAGCCCTCGCGGTACTTGCGCTTGAGGAAGCCGTTGGCCTCGTCGTTGTCGGTGACGACGCCCTTTTCGGGGTCGTAGGCGATCTTCTTGCCGGCGCGGTAGGCCACGAGGCCGAGCAGCATCGTCTCGATCATCGTGCCGCTGTAGTCGAAGTCGCAGTGCGTCTTCTTGTGGGCGGGGTCCTTGCAGGCCTCGATCCACTCGCGCTGGAAGCCGTTGACGCGCGGCTGGAGCTGCTCCTTCGTGCGCGGCTTGTAGTAGGTCATGTCGTCGCCGTCGCCGAAGGGCACCAGGATGCGCGAGCCGAAGTCGCAGATGAGGAAGCCGTTCTTGCCCTTGAACATGGCGCCGTGGTCAATGCGGTTGAGGTCAATGTAGCCCCGGGGCGAGCGCGGCATCATGCCGCCCTGCCACCAGTGCACCTTGATGGCGGGCCGCCAGGAGTTGGCCGGCATGTCGAACTGGCTGTGGAGCTCGACGGGCGTGACCTCGGGGTGCGGCGGGATGGGCTCGGCGGGCTTGCCCTTCTCGTTGCCCGCCTGCTGCGAGCCGAAGGGGTACGATTCGGCCTGAGCCGTCGTCGGCAGCGTGGGGTCAACGGCGTTCCACACCAGGTCCATCGTGTGGCTGCCCATGTCGCCGATCTGCCCGCTGCCGAAGTCCCAGTACATGTTCCACGACAGGCAGTTGGCTCCCGGGCCGCCGCGGAAGTATTCGGGGTTGTAGGGGTGGAAGGGCGAGGGGCCGATCCAGAGGTCGTAGTGGAGGTGCTTGGGCGGCTCGCCCTCGGCGGGCGGATAGCCCTTGCGGCGAATCTGGCGATTGCCCCAGGCGTGGGCCTGGGAGAGCTCGCCGATCGCCCCGTCGCGGATCAGCTCGGCCACGCGGTTGAAGTTGTCAATCTCGTGGCGCTGCGTGCCCACCTGGGTGGCCACCTTGTCGCGGCGCTTGAGCCAGTTGGCGCGCACGACGCGGGCCTCCTCCACGCTGTTGGCGAGCGGCTTCTCGCAGTAGACGTGCATGTCGCGGTTCAGCGCCCAGTTCGACACAAAGGCGTGGGTGTGGTCGGTCGTCGAGCAGATGACGGCGTTGATGTCCTTCTGGTCGAGGCACTTCCGCCAATCCACATAGGTTTTCGCGTTGGGCCACTTTTTGGCGGCGCCTTCGAGATGCGTCTCATCCACGTCGCACAGGGCGACCACGTTCTCGCTGGAGACGGCGCCGAAGTGCGCCGCGGCGCGGCCCCACGTGCCGATGAAGGCGATGTTCAGCTTGTTGCTCGGGGCGTCGGCGCCGAGCGCGCCGCTGCGCAGCACGAGCAGCCCGGCCCCCGTCGTCGCGGCCAGCCCCAGGAACTGGCGGCGTTCGACCTTCGACGTCGCGGGCCTGTTCTTCCTCACTCTTGCCATTTCGGGCACCTCCTTTCAGGGGGATGTGCGTTGCACCACTCCAGTATACTACAATCCGCAGCGGTGTCTACCGGCGCTCGCCCGCGGGCTCACGAGCCCTCGCTGACGAGCCGCACCGAGTAGTTGCCCGGCCGCTCCTCGCGCAACTCAAGGAGGCCCTCTTTCTTCATGTCCTCGAGGAGCTTGGTGAACGAGCTGTAGCCGTGGTAGTTCTCGTTGAAGCCAGGGTAGACGCGCTTGATGGCCTGCTTGACCATCGAGCCCCACACCACGTCGTGGTCGAGGGCGAGGGAGCCCACGATCTCGATGACGCGGTCGAATGCCTCCTGCTTCTTGGGCTCGGCGCGGTGTTGGGCGCGCCGCGGCTGCTGGGCCTTGCGGGCGGCGCGGACCAGATCGTCATAGAGAATGAACTCGTCGCAGCTCTCCATCAGGAGGTCGCTCGTCGAGTTCTTCACGCCGCAGCCGATCACCCGCTTGTTGTTCTCCTTGAGCTTGCTCGCCAGCGGCGAGAAGTCGCTGTCGCCCGACAGCAGGGCGAACGTATCAATGTGGTTCTTCGAGTAACACAGGTCGATGGCATCGGTCACCATGCGGATGTCGGCGCTGTTCTTCCCGCTGGCCTTGCTGCCGGGGATGTCAACCATCTCGATGCCGTGGCGGTGGAGCTCGGGCACCGCGTCGCGGTAGTTCTTCCAGTCGCAGTAGGCGCGCTTGAACACAATGCGGCCCTTCTCGAGCAGGCGCCGGAGCACCAGCTCGATCTGGAACGGCCCCTTGTTCATGTCGCGCACACCGATGGCCAGGTTCTCGAAGTCCACGAACACCGCGATCAACGGTTCATCCGCCATAGCCTGCTCCTGCAAGTACCATCGAGGCCCGCGCGGCGGCTCGCGCTGCGGGGCACTGACAGCACGATACTCCTCCGAGCCGCCGTTGTCAATCTCCGATCCGTCCCGCCGGCGGGCACGGGTGCCGCCCGCTTGCCTCCGCGCCGCCCGATCCCTATAATCCCCGGCGGGGCTTCCCTCTGCAACGCCATCGGAGGACTGCCATGCGCTGCCTGCTCGTCGTCGCCTGCGGTCTCTCGCACGCGCTCGCACCGGGCGCGGAAGAACCCTTCGACTACTTCGTCAACTCCTGGAACGTGATCGGCCTGAAGGACTACCGCGACGGCACCCGCATCACGCCCGCCAACGAGCTGCTCCTGGCGAACAAGGCGAAGGTCACAATTCGCTTCGGCCGCGACCTCACGCCCCTGAGCCGCGAACAGACGAAGACGCTGCTAGACGGCTGGCTGCCCATCATCCTGCTGACCGCCCGCGACGGCGATGTGCGCTACGACTTCACCCTCTGGGCCACGCCCCTCCCCTCCGTCAAAGACTGGCAGAAGGCATACGACTGGCCGACCGAGGGGGAGAATTTCCTCAACTGGATTCAGGTCAAGGCCACCAACACAGGCCCGGCCCAGGCCGAGGCGAAACTGAAGATTGATGAACGGGCGCCCCACTCCTTCACCTGGCCCCTGGCCCCAGGCCAGACCGCCGAAGCTGTCCTCCGCATCCCATTCGCCCCTGTGCCCGACTCTCCGGCCTTCGACAAGGAGGTCGCCAAGCTGTGGCTCGACCGCACGGTGGAATGGTGGCGCGGCCTCATCCTCAAGGCCGCCCGCATCACCGTGCCGTGCAGAAAGGCCACCGAGGCGCTGCTCGCCGCCCACGTGTGCCAGCTCATCGCCAACGACCACGGCGAACTCCACGGCGGCGAGGGCTTCTACGACGAGTTCTACATCCGCGACGGCGCCTACCAGCTCATGGAGCTTGAAGAGGCCGGCCTAGCCGACGCCGCCGCCAAAGCCGTCGCCGTCTACCTCAAGAAGCAGCGCCCCGACGGCCGCTTCGAATCCCAGGCCAACCAGTTCGATGCCAACGGCCAGGCGCTCTGGGCCATCTGGCAGTACCACAAGATCACGGGCGACCGCGAGTGGCTTGAAAAAGCGTATCCCCAGATGCGCAAGGCCGTGGACTGGATGATGAAGGCCCGTCGCCAGGCGTCGCCCGATTCGCCGTTCGCCGGCCTGCTCCCCGCCGCGCCCGCCGATGGCGAGAACCTGTGGGACGGCAAGCACCACATCCCAGGCTACGACTTCTGGAATCTTCGCGGACTGCTGTGCACCGCCGATGACGCCCGCATCCTCGGCAAGGCCGCCGAGGCTGATGAGCTCCTTGCAGAGGCCAAGCTTTACCGCGAGGCGATTGACGCCGCGCACACGCGCGCCGGCCTCCCCCACTTTCCGCCCAGTTGGGAGAAGGCCGGCACCCACTGGGGCAACACCGAGACCCTCTGGCCGACCGAGGTTTTCGACCGCGACGACCCGCGCGTCGTCGCCCTGATGAAGCACGTGCGTGAGGACTTCGGCGGCGGCTTCGTCGAGGGCACGATCCGCTGGTCGCCTGGCGGGGCGCCCGTCATCCATCCCTACATGTCCGCCTACACCACCATGGCCTCGCTCGTCCGCGGCGAACACGAGAAGGTCGTCGAGGAGCTCTACTGGCAACTGCTACACTCGACCGCCACCCACGCCTTCCCGGAGGGCATCTTCTACAAACGCCGCTACGCCTGGAGCGAGACGATTCCGCACGTGACGGGCGCGGCCAACTACGCCCTGATGCTCCGCCACATGCTCCTTCACGAGCGGGGCGACGAACTGCACCTGCTGCTCGCTGTGCCCGACTGGTGGCTGGGCGATGGGCAGGAGATTCGCGTCGAGCGCGCCCCCACCCACTTCGGCCCCATCGGCTTCACCATCGCGGGCAAGGCGGCTGGCGTGGAGCTGTCACTCGACCCACCCAAACGCAACCCACCGAAGCGGGTCACCCTGCACCTCCCCAAGTCGCGGCCACTGCTCAACAAGATAGAGGCCGTTGAGCTCGTTGCCCGCGCCGACCAGTCGAAGCACTGGGACTTCCCGACCGTCGTAAAGCTCTACCAGGAGATGAAGCCGCAGGCCAAGCCAGTCCCCGGCCTCGTCAAGCTTCCGCTCCCAATCGAGTTGAAGGCCGATCAGTGCCACATGCTCGACCTGTCGAAGCTCGCCAACACCGACCCCTTCACCGCCCCGTTCGGCGTGCCGAGGCCGGGCAAGTTCCTCTTCACCGGTCTGCGCGCTGGCGCTCAGGTTGCCGGCGGTGTGCCCTTCAACATCATTGACCCCGCGAAGAACGGCGGCAAGGGCCTCGTCGTCCTCCACAGCCCGCAGGCGCCTAAGGACATCAAGTGGCCGACTGAGGTGGAGATTCCAGTGAAGGCCCAGGGCAAGCGGCTGTTCTTCCTCGGCAACGTCACCGGCTGGTTGCCCGACGACGAGGGCGCGGGCGAGTGGGGCGCCGTGGCCGAATACGTCATCCAGTACGCCGACGGCCAGACGCAAGCCGTGCCCCTGATCAGCGGCCGCACCTGCGACGACTGGGTGCTCGCCCCCGTGGCGACCGACGCGCACTGCGGCCTCCGGGGCGACCCGTGGCACCTCAACGTCCTGGGCGTCGCCCTCCGCCCCGTTGTCGTCGAGAAGATCATCTTCCGTGACCTCGGCACCCCCGCCGCACCGTTGCTGGCCGCGGTCACACTGGAGAATTGAGACGCCCTTCCCGCCTCTGGGGGCACGGACCCTGGCTAGCACGTTGCCGCACACCGGGCTCTGTGTGGCACAGCCGCCCTCGGCTGTGATCGTCAGCGGGACGTGCCCTCGACTTCGCTTGGCTAAACCCCGTCCCGCAGTTCGCGGCACGGGGACGCGCTGCCCACAACGTCCTCAACAGTCGGGGGCTCCTGTACCACACAGTCACCGGCTTTCCAGGTTCGCACTTGCC
This window of the Planctomycetota bacterium genome carries:
- a CDS encoding 4Fe-4S dicluster domain-containing protein; this translates as MSTPSETLQARARSLLESGEAHLVIGHGAGTNPQKTTPVFITRAEDVGQLVLNPFCVNNLANWLTRKDLRARFQRIAVVAKEPDIRAVVVLIQEEQVKADAVRVIGVRIDRPGDPASPCEVLPQTTLEDLQKHLRESFQSRDLTPDQLAAVEALEAKPPAERWAFWRQQLDKCIRCHACRQACPMCYCDQCIATLNQPQWIDTSSHPQGNMAWNIARAFHLAGRCINCGECERSCPVNIPLMLLNRFLARQVKAHFGYLAGYNTEEYQPFATYKCEDSEDFIL
- a CDS encoding NYN domain-containing protein, which gives rise to MADEPLIAVFVDFENLAIGVRDMNKGPFQIELVLRRLLEKGRIVFKRAYCDWKNYRDAVPELHRHGIEMVDIPGSKASGKNSADIRMVTDAIDLCYSKNHIDTFALLSGDSDFSPLASKLKENNKRVIGCGVKNSTSDLLMESCDEFILYDDLVRAARKAQQPRRAQHRAEPKKQEAFDRVIEIVGSLALDHDVVWGSMVKQAIKRVYPGFNENYHGYSSFTKLLEDMKKEGLLELREERPGNYSVRLVSEGS
- a CDS encoding Gfo/Idh/MocA family oxidoreductase, with protein sequence MARVRKNRPATSKVERRQFLGLAATTGAGLLVLRSGALGADAPSNKLNIAFIGTWGRAAAHFGAVSSENVVALCDVDETHLEGAAKKWPNAKTYVDWRKCLDQKDINAVICSTTDHTHAFVSNWALNRDMHVYCEKPLANSVEEARVVRANWLKRRDKVATQVGTQRHEIDNFNRVAELIRDGAIGELSQAHAWGNRQIRRKGYPPAEGEPPKHLHYDLWIGPSPFHPYNPEYFRGGPGANCLSWNMYWDFGSGQIGDMGSHTMDLVWNAVDPTLPTTAQAESYPFGSQQAGNEKGKPAEPIPPHPEVTPVELHSQFDMPANSWRPAIKVHWWQGGMMPRSPRGYIDLNRIDHGAMFKGKNGFLICDFGSRILVPFGDGDDMTYYKPRTKEQLQPRVNGFQREWIEACKDPAHKKTHCDFDYSGTMIETMLLGLVAYRAGKKIAYDPEKGVVTDNDEANGFLKRKYREGWTLNG
- a CDS encoding 4Fe-4S dicluster domain-containing protein — encoded protein: MNKILDATRLPALLDAIRARARLVAPAREDDRVHFREIAATSDIVPRTDYINPRNSIKEFLFPRSEPILTYARADAGAQVADPQTQYPPTVLFGCRPCDARSLLVMDPLYNWDYCDPFWNLRRAATTVIAIACTRADEACFCTALGSAPNATDGADLLLTPLDDKRLLAEILTPKGEAIAALAPDAFRDGTADKQAPCKPAFDALPPRLDLDRITAWLKANFENPRWAPYSYKCWGCGCCTFLCPTCHCFDIVDEGTYRRGARRKNWDACQFALFTLHASGHNPRPDQAARWRQRIEHKFNYYVQKFNHRSCVGCGRCIRHCPVNMNILAQLTEIATL
- a CDS encoding multiheme c-type cytochrome; translated protein: MRPLTVLLVLAVASGCTEIAPPSRPPAPPQPAARVLPPKQKTRVMAYAPSEACKDCHIHVHEQQALSMHAQSYTNPVFQAQYFREVLPMKLEGPRFVQEAQSCAACHMPVAHQMNPGHVIIGKHVDPQMSGVTCDLCHRISGFRGAAPENGNFIASPGEEKYGPFRHSSSWHHVYLEFQTTSEFCAVCHESVNTLGVRVKPTYTEWKASPYAASGIQCQDCHMNAKGYLIDHKAQYESGKAAEMTLGTAPERSKLYSHRFPGARTQTQLDNAIPLRLRTDRAEAAPGDELAITVEVDNERTGHRMPSGSIELRTVWLDLEARVGDRRIGIPAPSAPDAAGYDVGGALPADREALGRDFPQGKRVYRAVFVDAAGNQTQSMVEAARKVFDNRLDPAKVRTERYTWRVPQDAQGKVTLVARLYYLAYPQAFAAKLELPPAPNTRISTGELEIAIRPAR
- a CDS encoding FAD/NAD(P)-binding protein, with product MRIAAIRDEAPLVRTFRLEFQDPADAERFSFRTGQFGEYSLFGAGESTFCVASPHTRKGYIECTFRETGRVTRALARCEVGDTIGFRGPYGNTFPVDAWQGKKLIFIAGGIALPPVRSVIWTCLDQRERYDDVMIIYGARTVADLVYKHELAEWEARTDVQLVQTVDPGGETPDWKGRVGFVPTIVEQVKPPTDNAVVVLCGPPIMIKFTLASLKQLGFGLEQVYTTLENRMKCGLGKCGRCNVGPIYVCKEGPVFTAAQLAGLPMDY